One genomic segment of Salinigranum rubrum includes these proteins:
- the gatB gene encoding Asp-tRNA(Asn)/Glu-tRNA(Gln) amidotransferase subunit GatB, producing MTAQALEGRELACVIGLEVHVQLETDTKVFCGCSTESVEGEEPNTRTCPVCLGLPGALPVLNEAAVESAVKVGKALSADVVAETTFHRKNYYYPDLPKNFQITQYDAPICADGHLEVSVEGNAREIGIERAHLEEDPGSLRHVREGTRPIENRTVSVDRADYTLVDYNRAGTPLMEIVTRPDFRSPQETRAFLAKLEEVLEYLGVFDASRDGSLRVDANISMVAAEEVEEDGSIPTETLESANRTEVKNISSHKGAEKALAYEVTRQKNAIKRGRSVEQETRHWDESRGITVSMRSKEEEKDYRYFREADLPALRVAHWRDEIAIPELPDARRDRFQSEYGLDAESASKLTSTKEVADFYEDLAHAFDPDLAATWVADTLLGELNYRDMRITDIEGRLDEVERLVELVAEEEITAKNARETVLRTMLDEGKTPDEIVEEEGLGKTDDDTIETFVEEAIEENPDAVADYDNGEDGALNFLVGQVMQKSKGSADPGTVNQALRERLDS from the coding sequence ATGACTGCTCAGGCGCTCGAAGGGCGCGAACTCGCGTGCGTCATCGGGCTCGAGGTCCACGTCCAGCTCGAGACCGACACGAAGGTCTTCTGCGGCTGTTCGACCGAGTCTGTGGAGGGCGAAGAACCGAACACGCGGACCTGCCCGGTCTGTCTCGGCCTGCCGGGCGCGTTGCCCGTGCTGAACGAGGCCGCCGTCGAGTCGGCCGTGAAGGTCGGCAAGGCGCTCTCGGCCGACGTCGTCGCGGAGACCACGTTCCACCGGAAGAACTACTACTACCCCGACCTGCCGAAGAACTTCCAGATCACCCAGTACGACGCGCCCATCTGCGCGGACGGCCACCTGGAGGTGTCGGTCGAGGGGAACGCGAGAGAGATCGGTATCGAGCGCGCCCACCTCGAAGAGGACCCCGGGAGCCTCCGGCACGTGAGAGAGGGAACCCGGCCCATCGAGAACCGGACGGTGAGCGTCGACCGCGCGGACTACACGCTCGTCGACTACAACCGGGCGGGAACGCCGCTGATGGAGATCGTCACCCGACCCGACTTCCGCTCGCCACAGGAGACGCGGGCGTTCCTCGCCAAACTGGAGGAAGTCCTCGAATACCTGGGCGTGTTCGACGCGAGCCGAGATGGCTCCCTGCGGGTGGACGCGAACATCTCGATGGTGGCCGCCGAGGAGGTGGAGGAGGACGGCTCCATCCCGACGGAGACGCTCGAATCGGCCAACCGGACCGAGGTGAAGAACATCTCCTCGCACAAGGGAGCCGAGAAGGCGCTCGCGTACGAGGTCACCAGACAGAAGAACGCCATCAAGCGCGGTCGGAGCGTCGAACAGGAGACGCGCCACTGGGACGAATCGAGAGGGATCACGGTGTCGATGCGCTCCAAGGAGGAGGAGAAGGACTACCGCTACTTCCGCGAGGCCGACCTGCCCGCGCTCCGGGTGGCACACTGGCGCGACGAAATCGCCATCCCCGAACTGCCGGACGCCCGCCGCGACCGCTTCCAGTCGGAGTACGGTCTCGACGCCGAATCCGCCTCGAAGCTCACCTCGACCAAGGAGGTGGCGGACTTCTACGAGGATCTGGCCCACGCGTTCGACCCGGACCTCGCGGCGACGTGGGTCGCGGACACCCTTCTCGGTGAACTGAACTACCGCGACATGCGGATCACCGACATCGAGGGGCGACTCGACGAGGTCGAACGGCTGGTCGAACTCGTCGCCGAGGAGGAGATCACGGCGAAGAACGCCCGCGAGACCGTGTTGCGAACGATGCTCGACGAGGGGAAGACGCCGGACGAAATCGTCGAGGAGGAGGGACTCGGCAAGACGGACGACGACACCATCGAGACGTTCGTCGAGGAGGCCATCGAGGAGAACCCCGACGCGGTGGCGGACTACGACAACGGCGAGGACGGCGCGCTCAACTTCCTCGTCGGACAGGTGATGCAGAAGTCGAAGGGGAGCGCCGACCCCGGGACCGTCAACCAAGCCCTCCGCGAGCGACTCGACTCCTGA
- a CDS encoding DUF7518 family protein → MSNRVEELERKASELQAAVNGLTEELVETKERLRQLEDAVEVDDPAVRAKPRSEPETETDAADDGADTETDSDADADAEPAAEEDEPEQRFVDADEHEKTLEDTVGPEGNNSGEEAKTEDDKEEETESEQDGSDIIVA, encoded by the coding sequence ATGAGTAATCGCGTGGAGGAACTCGAACGGAAGGCGTCGGAACTCCAGGCAGCGGTCAACGGTCTCACCGAAGAACTCGTCGAGACGAAGGAGCGACTCCGGCAACTCGAGGACGCGGTGGAAGTCGACGACCCGGCGGTGCGGGCGAAGCCGCGGAGCGAACCGGAGACGGAGACGGACGCGGCGGACGACGGGGCCGACACCGAGACAGATTCCGACGCGGACGCCGACGCCGAACCGGCGGCCGAGGAGGACGAACCCGAACAGCGCTTCGTCGACGCCGACGAACACGAGAAGACGCTCGAAGACACCGTCGGACCGGAGGGGAACAACAGCGGCGAAGAGGCTAAGACCGAGGACGATAAGGAGGAGGAAACGGAGTCCGAGCAGGACGGAAGCGACATCATCGTCGCGTAA
- a CDS encoding segregation and condensation protein A yields the protein MTDESAEPESESGSGADRREEEAAEATDADVPAGGGAGGDSRNGNGNGNGFYRDGTPDDVADFSLDLTTPREGSNGESEPAPAPFGNGSESTNGESAPTDSTESTNGEPDSTDGASKLLTDATDVSDSDDDGEVEPVELLVQLAEEGEIDPWDIDIVAVTDAFLERLDESDLRTSGRALFYASVLLRMKSDEILAPDDPEPEESWAAEMSGGEFDYDPIDALESEIDRRLDRKHARGSPETLDELVRDLREAEHGSWWKEGRTYDTSGSPQGYNRGTQTLDYHAADDFRDEGEPGEADVTGTTHMEDIESTIADVERALRTHYDKGRDEVLFAEIRDVGGRRVQTFLALLFLAHRGVVHLQQDELFGDLWVQNPAVVAVGDEAVAD from the coding sequence ATGACTGACGAATCGGCCGAACCCGAGTCCGAGTCCGGGTCCGGGGCCGACCGACGCGAAGAAGAGGCCGCGGAGGCGACCGACGCGGACGTGCCTGCGGGGGGTGGTGCTGGTGGGGACAGCCGGAACGGAAACGGGAACGGGAACGGGTTCTATCGTGACGGCACCCCGGACGACGTCGCCGACTTCTCGCTCGACCTGACCACGCCACGAGAGGGGTCGAACGGGGAGTCGGAGCCGGCCCCCGCGCCGTTCGGGAACGGCTCCGAGTCGACGAACGGCGAGTCGGCGCCGACGGATAGCACCGAGTCGACGAACGGTGAGCCGGACTCGACGGACGGGGCGTCGAAGCTCCTGACCGACGCGACGGACGTCTCCGACTCGGACGACGACGGCGAGGTCGAACCGGTCGAACTCCTGGTCCAACTCGCCGAAGAGGGTGAGATAGACCCCTGGGACATCGACATCGTGGCCGTGACCGACGCGTTCCTCGAACGGTTAGACGAGAGCGACCTCCGGACGTCGGGTCGGGCGCTCTTCTACGCGAGCGTCCTCCTGCGGATGAAGAGCGACGAGATACTCGCACCCGACGACCCCGAACCGGAGGAGTCGTGGGCCGCCGAGATGAGCGGGGGGGAGTTCGACTACGACCCCATCGACGCGCTGGAGTCCGAGATAGACCGCAGGCTCGACCGCAAACACGCCCGGGGGTCGCCCGAGACGCTCGACGAACTCGTCCGTGACCTCCGCGAGGCCGAACACGGCTCGTGGTGGAAAGAGGGGCGGACGTACGACACGAGCGGCTCTCCTCAGGGATACAACCGGGGGACACAGACGCTCGACTACCACGCCGCGGACGACTTCCGCGACGAGGGCGAACCCGGCGAGGCGGACGTCACCGGGACCACCCACATGGAGGACATCGAGTCGACCATCGCCGACGTGGAGCGGGCGCTCCGGACCCACTACGACAAGGGGCGCGACGAGGTGCTGTTCGCGGAAATCCGCGACGTCGGCGGCCGGCGGGTCCAGACGTTCCTCGCGCTGCTCTTTCTCGCACACCGCGGCGTCGTCCACCTCCAGCAGGACGAACTGTTCGGCGACCTCTGGGTGCAGAACCCGGCCGTCGTCGCCGTCGGCGACGAGGCGGTCGCCGACTGA
- the mtnP gene encoding S-methyl-5'-thioadenosine phosphorylase yields MLGFIGGSGIYEALPLDDTREETVTTPFGDPSAPIVVGEFADTGREVAFVPRHGRDHQYSPTTLPYRANIYALKELGVTHVIASNAVGSLREELPPQTLVVPDQTYDRTKRRPLTFFDEGIVVHQPFAEPYCRELSAHLAEAAREAAGTDVVEGGTYVCIEGPQFSTVAESEFYRAQGWDVVGMTTIPEAKLAREAEIAYATVTGVTDYDVWKEGSQVTLEEVLENAQANEDAIKRTVERAIETLPDDHACSCHTALEGTINTPSHAIPESTKDRLAPLVGDYL; encoded by the coding sequence ATGCTCGGCTTCATCGGCGGCAGCGGAATCTACGAGGCGCTCCCCCTGGACGACACCCGCGAGGAGACGGTGACGACGCCGTTCGGGGACCCCTCGGCCCCCATCGTCGTCGGCGAGTTCGCCGACACCGGCCGCGAAGTCGCGTTCGTGCCTCGGCACGGCCGGGACCACCAGTACTCACCGACGACACTCCCCTACCGGGCGAACATCTACGCGCTGAAGGAACTCGGCGTGACGCACGTCATCGCGTCGAACGCGGTCGGGAGCCTTCGAGAAGAACTCCCGCCGCAGACGCTCGTCGTCCCGGACCAGACGTACGACCGGACGAAACGCCGCCCCCTGACGTTCTTCGACGAGGGTATCGTCGTCCACCAGCCCTTTGCCGAGCCGTACTGCCGGGAACTCTCCGCACACCTCGCGGAGGCGGCCCGCGAGGCCGCGGGAACCGACGTCGTCGAGGGCGGCACGTACGTCTGTATCGAGGGGCCGCAGTTCTCCACCGTGGCCGAGAGCGAGTTCTACCGCGCACAGGGGTGGGACGTCGTCGGCATGACGACCATCCCGGAGGCGAAACTCGCCCGCGAGGCGGAAATCGCCTACGCCACCGTGACGGGAGTGACCGACTACGACGTCTGGAAGGAGGGGTCGCAGGTGACCCTCGAAGAGGTGCTGGAGAACGCACAGGCGAACGAAGACGCCATCAAACGGACGGTCGAACGCGCCATCGAGACGCTTCCCGACGACCACGCGTGCAGCTGTCACACGGCGCTCGAGGGGACCATAAACACGCCCAGTCACGCGATTCCGGAGTCCACGAAGGACCGACTCGCACCCCTCGTCGGCGACTACCTCTGA